The window CAGGGCCCGTCCGACCGCCCCCGGCGCTCAGGCCGGAACACCTCCGCGATATGGATACCTCCATTATACCTGGAACAGCCTTTCTCCTATCCGTCCTTCCTCCGGATCCCAGGGCTTTCCGGTTTTTCCGAATGCAGGGCAACTGCTCGCAGTTGCCCTACGTATGTGGCCGAAAGGGATCGCCTGCCTACAAACCTGGAAGGCCTCGCACCCTTTCGGAAGGGCCTAAGCCCAGAAAACTGGAAAGCCCTATCCGGATCCGAGGGGAGGGGGCTCACCTCCTCGAGATACCGCTGCATGGCCAGGGATATGTCTGGCAGGGGAAAGCGGGAAACGCCGATGCCCCGGCTTCCACACCTTCCGGGACCGAGGCAGGCACCGGGATCGCGATCCAGCGGACCATCCGCCAGAGCGAGAAGGCCGGCTGGAAGCCCAGCTCTCGCAACGCCCTCACGATCTCCGGGGTTTCCCGTCGCACCTGCACGTAGACCGGATGCCGCCACCGGGGGCCCAGCTCCCGGATGCAACCGGCCAGGGTGGAGAGGGGATCCTCCCGGGTATGACGCAGCTCCTCCAGCCAGGCCCCTCCGGGCCCCCGATGGAGCGCCCATCGGGAGAAGCCTTCCGGATCCGCAGGGATCTGGAAGGCATGCTCCACAACCTGAGCGGAGCCGGCCCATACCGGATCGCGCCGCAGGGGCTGGAACCCCACCTGACGCAGAAAGGCCAGCCGGAGCTCGTCCCCACCGACCTCTGCGATCAGCCGTCGGGTGCCGCTCCTTGCGGCCCATTCCGCCAGCGCGTGAAACAGCGCTTCCCACCCGGCCACCGCCTCCGGATCCGGGGAGGAGGGAATAGGGGTTCCGAACAACAGGCGCAGCTCCTCCCCCTTTCGCCGATAGCTCAGCTGAAGGAAGCGAGAACCCTCGCCGTCGGTCAGCGTCCGCACCGGGATCAGATCGGGGAAGAACAACGAAGCGGTGGCCGCTTCCACCGGTCGGAAGCGGCCCACCCGTGCCGCCCGCTCGTCGAGATAGAAGCCTTCGTGGAGGACGGCCAGGAACCGCGGCCCATCCCGCAACCGGAAGAACCGGATCATCCGCGGGCTACCTGACGGACCAGCTCCAGGAAATACCGATGGAACCGGGTGTCCTCGGTCAGCTCCGGATGGAAAGCGGTGGCCAGCAGGTGCCCCTGCTGCGCCGCGACGATGGACCCGTCCTCCAGCCGGGCGAGGACCTCCACCCCAGGCCCCACAGCTTCGATGAGGGGCGCCCGGATGAACACCGCATGGAACGGACGGGGGTCGCCCAGGCGGGCCAGGGCCGGGATCTCCAGGTCCACCTCGAAGCTGTCGATCTGCCGGCCGAAGGCGTTCCGCCGCACCCGGATGTCCATCAGCCCCAGGGTGGGCTGAGGCCGTCCCACGTCCTTCGCCAGGAAAATCATGCCGGCGCAGGTGCCCCAGATGGGCTTCCCCGCCTCCGCCATGCGGCGGAGGGGCTCCATCAACCCGTAGCGTTCCGCCAGGGCTCCGATGGTCGTGCTCTCCCCGCCCGGGATGATCAGGCCATCCACCCCTTCCAGATGCTGCGGGAGGCGCACGTCCACCGTCTCCACTCCCAGGCGGCGGAGCACCTGGTGATGCTCCAGATAATCCCCTTGCAGGCCCAACACGCCGATCCTCACGCTTCACCTCCCGATCCAGGATCCCGGACAGGCGCTCACCAGCCCCGCAGGGCCAGGCGCTGAGCCTCGGTCAGCTGTCGGATGTCGATGCCATACATGGGCTCGCCGAGGTTGCGGCTGACCATGGCCAGGATCTCCGGCTCCTGCCAGTAGGTCACCGCCTCGACGATGGCCCGCGCCCGCTTGTAGGGGTTCTCGCTCTTGAAGATCCCGCTCCCCACGAAGACGCCGTCCATCCCCAGCCACATCATCAGGGCGGCGTCCGCAGGGGTGGCGATCCCCCCGGCGGCGAAGAGCACCACCGGCAGTCGGCCCAGGCGCTTGGTCTCCAGGACCAGCTCGTAGGGCGCGCCGATCTCCCGGGCGTAGGCCACCAGCTCCTCATCCCCCATTCCCTGAATGCGCCGGATGGCCCCCATGATGGCCCGGGCGTGGCGCACCGCCTCCACCACGTTGCCGGTCCCCGCCTCCCCTTTGGAGCGGATCATCGCCGCCCCTTCGGCGATCCGCCGGAGCGCCTCCCCGAGATCCCGCGCGCCGCAGACGAAGGGGACTTTGAACTCCCACTTGTTGATGTGATACTGCTCGTC is drawn from Thermoflexus hugenholtzii and contains these coding sequences:
- the pdxT gene encoding pyridoxal 5'-phosphate synthase glutaminase subunit PdxT, whose product is MRIGVLGLQGDYLEHHQVLRRLGVETVDVRLPQHLEGVDGLIIPGGESTTIGALAERYGLMEPLRRMAEAGKPIWGTCAGMIFLAKDVGRPQPTLGLMDIRVRRNAFGRQIDSFEVDLEIPALARLGDPRPFHAVFIRAPLIEAVGPGVEVLARLEDGSIVAAQQGHLLATAFHPELTEDTRFHRYFLELVRQVARG
- the pdxS gene encoding pyridoxal 5'-phosphate synthase lyase subunit PdxS, whose amino-acid sequence is MAQEVQRAYGTVTVKRGLAQMLKGGVIMDVTNAEQAQIAEEAGAVAVMALERVPADIRAQGGVARMADPEKVLEIMEAVTIPVMAKCRIGHYMEARILEALGVDFIDESEVLTPADEQYHINKWEFKVPFVCGARDLGEALRRIAEGAAMIRSKGEAGTGNVVEAVRHARAIMGAIRRIQGMGDEELVAYAREIGAPYELVLETKRLGRLPVVLFAAGGIATPADAALMMWLGMDGVFVGSGIFKSENPYKRARAIVEAVTYWQEPEILAMVSRNLGEPMYGIDIRQLTEAQRLALRGW